One region of Syntrophobacter fumaroxidans MPOB genomic DNA includes:
- a CDS encoding glycosyltransferase family 2 protein, which produces MTTYDFTVLIPVYNEEECLVPNVAKLLRFFRDRALRGEIILGSNGSTDATVFLGNLLGQAKPLPIRFFHLERRGTVGVVYRKALDLAASPFLISLDMDLSVDLEFVPRALDLLRQHDLVVGSKRSGSQRRSAWRRLGSHLFILCAQLLLNLPYDDYSLGAKAYRIDKVRPLAENISEDTNYVLEILCASRRAGLSTVVLPVACRDYRRSRFNLLKEAVVRFSHLFGTWFRVMFRR; this is translated from the coding sequence ATGACAACGTATGACTTCACGGTTCTCATCCCGGTCTACAATGAGGAAGAATGCCTGGTCCCCAACGTGGCAAAGCTGCTGCGATTTTTCCGGGACCGTGCCCTGCGCGGGGAGATCATCCTCGGCAGCAACGGCTCCACCGACGCCACGGTCTTCCTGGGAAATCTGCTCGGCCAGGCCAAACCCCTGCCCATCCGTTTCTTTCACCTCGAACGGCGCGGTACCGTCGGCGTGGTATACCGGAAAGCGCTCGATCTGGCTGCGTCCCCTTTCTTGATTTCACTGGACATGGATTTGTCGGTGGACCTGGAATTCGTTCCGCGGGCCCTCGACCTGCTGCGGCAACACGATCTGGTGGTGGGTTCCAAGCGTTCGGGTTCGCAGCGGCGTTCGGCCTGGCGGCGGCTGGGAAGCCACCTCTTCATCCTGTGCGCTCAGTTGCTCCTCAATCTCCCCTACGACGACTATTCCCTGGGAGCGAAGGCGTACCGGATCGACAAGGTTAGACCGCTGGCCGAAAATATCAGTGAAGACACCAATTACGTCCTCGAGATCCTTTGCGCAAGCAGGCGGGCGGGGTTGTCCACAGTCGTTCTGCCCGTGGCGTGCCGCGATTACCGCAGGAGCCGCTTCAACCTTTTAAAGGAAGCCGTCGTGCGGTTTTCCCACCTGTTCGGCACATGGTTTCGCGTGATGTTTCGGCGCTGA